One Ficedula albicollis isolate OC2 chromosome Z, FicAlb1.5, whole genome shotgun sequence DNA window includes the following coding sequences:
- the LOC101814258 gene encoding fructose-1,6-bisphosphatase 1, with the protein MTDRSTFDTNVITMTRFVMEEGRRAKGTGEFTQLLNSLCTAIKAISTAVRKAGIANLYGIAGSTNVTGDQVKKLDILSNDLVINMLKSSFSTCVIVSEENKDAVIVETEKQGKYIVCIDPLDGSSNIDCLVSIGTIFAIYRKVSPDEPSGKDALQPGRNLVAAGYALYGSATMLVLATSAGGVNCFMLDPAIGEFILVERDVKIKKKGNIYSLNEGYAKYFDPAVTEYLKKKKFPEDGSSPYGGRYIGSMVADVHRTLVYGGIFLYPANSKSPKGKLRLLYECNPMAFVIEKAGGIATTGHQAVLDIVPEDIHQRVPVVLGSPDDVKEYLEIVKKHSAK; encoded by the exons ATGACGGACCGCTCCACCTTCGACACCAATGTCATCACCATGACCCGCTTCGTGATGGAGGAAGGCAGGCGGGCCAAGGGCACCGGGGAGTTCACGCAGCTCCTCAACTCTCTCTGCACGGCCATCAAAGCCATCTCCACCGCCGTCCGTAAAGCGGGCATCGCCAACCT CTATGGAATTGCTGGGTCTACCAATGTGACCGGAGATCAAGTAAAAAAGCTGGATATTCTTTCCAATGACCTGGTGATTAACATGCTCAAGTCATCCTTCAGTACATGTGTTATTGtgtctgaagaaaacaaagatgcTGTGATAGTGGAAACTGAAAAACAG GGTAAATACATAGTCTGCATAGACCCTCTAGACGGTTCGTCGAACATTGACTGTCTTGTTTCCATTGGGACCATCTTTGCAATTTATAGAAAG GTGTCCCCTGATGAACCTTCTGGGAAAGACGCTTTACAGCCTGGCCGTAATCTCGTGGCAGCTGGTTATGCGCTCTACGGGAGTGCCACCATGCTGGTACTGGCCACTTCTGCTGGAGGTGTCAACTGCTTCATGCTGGACCCG GCAATTGGAGAATTCATTTTGGTGGAAAGAGATGTGAAAAtcaaaaagaagggaaatatCTACAGTCTCAATGAAGGCTATGCTAAATATTTTGACCCTGCTGTCACAGAGTAtctcaaaaagaagaaattcccTGAG GATGGCAGTTCACCGTATGGTGGGAGGTATATAGGATCTATGGTGGCAGATGTGCATCGCACACTGGTGTATGGAGGAATCTTCCTGTATCCTGCTAACTCCAAAAGTCCCAAAGGAAAG CTGAGACTGCTCTATGAATGCAATCCTATGGCTTTTGTTATTGAGAAGGCTGGGGGCATAGCAACAACTGGTCATCAAGCAGTACTAGACATAGTGCCTGAGGATATCCACCAAAGAGTGCCTGTTGTCTTGGGGTCTCCTGATGATGTGAAGGAGTACCTTGAGATAGTCAAGAAGCATTCAGCTAAGTGA